The genome window TGCAATATCAATATAGCGAGAATGCATTTCGGGAGGGAAGAAGCGGGGGGGATGGCGATATCGGTAGTCAGCATCGATGGGCCGATAACGCAGGATCAGATCGAAGAGATGAAGAAGCTGCCCAACATCCTTTCGATAAAGGTCGTCGCGCTCTGAGCATTGCACCCCAATCCGAAATGAGTGATGAACTGAAAGAACATTATTGTGCGGTACTCTTGTTTGAAGAGACGAGGTAAGTCATGTCTGCTGTCGTGATCGTCGGAGCACAATGGGGAGATGAAGGCAAGGGGAAACTCGTCGATGTCCTCACCGAAGGGGCGGATGTTGTCGCCAGGTACCAGGGCGGCCATAATGCCGGGCATACCGTAGTAATCAAAAACGAAAAATATGTCCTCCATCTCATCCCCTCAGGCATACTCCATAGAGACAAGCTTTGCATCATCGGCAATGGCGTCGTTATCGAACCCTCCGCACTCATAGACGAGATAAGGGGCCTGAAAGAGAGGGAGATCGAAGTCGATCAGAACCTCATGATCAGCAAGAATGCTCACCTCATCATGCCCTATCACATTGCGATCGACAACGCCCACGAAAACCTGAGAGGATCAAAGAAGATCGGCACGACAGGAAGGGGCATAGGCCCGGCCTATGTTGATAAGATGGCCCGGAGCGGTATACGCGTTGCCGATCTCTATTATCCAAAGATCTTTAGGGAGAAACTCGAAACAGCCCTGGCCGAAGTAAACAGTACACTCCAGGGGCGCTACAAGAGGGAAGGCTTCACTGTCCAGGAGGTCTTCGACAGATATTCTGGGTATGCCGAAACGATCTCCCGTTATGTCGCCGACACGGATATCGTCATCAATGATATGATCAGAGAAAAAAGGAAGGTGCTCTTTGAGGGGGCTCAGGGAACACTCCTCGACATCGATCACGGCACCTACCCCTTTGTCACGTCCTCAAGCGCAGCAGCAGGCGGCGCCTGCACCGGGCTCGGTGTCGGCCCGACAAAGATCGGGAGGGTCCTCGGCGTTGTAAAGGCGTACACAACAAGGGTCGGCTCAGGACCTTTCCCCACCGAGATACACGACGGCATCGGAGATACCCTCCGGCAGAAGGGCGGGGAATTCGGAGCGACGACAGGAAGGCCGAGAAGATGCGGCTGGCTTGACTTTGTCGGGCTGCGACATGCCGTAAGGGTCAACGGTCTTACAGGAATCGCGCTGACAAAGCTCGATATCCTCGATGGTCTCGATGTCATTAAGGTCTGCGTATCTTAT of Thermodesulfovibrionales bacterium contains these proteins:
- a CDS encoding adenylosuccinate synthase produces the protein MSAVVIVGAQWGDEGKGKLVDVLTEGADVVARYQGGHNAGHTVVIKNEKYVLHLIPSGILHRDKLCIIGNGVVIEPSALIDEIRGLKEREIEVDQNLMISKNAHLIMPYHIAIDNAHENLRGSKKIGTTGRGIGPAYVDKMARSGIRVADLYYPKIFREKLETALAEVNSTLQGRYKREGFTVQEVFDRYSGYAETISRYVADTDIVINDMIREKRKVLFEGAQGTLLDIDHGTYPFVTSSSAAAGGACTGLGVGPTKIGRVLGVVKAYTTRVGSGPFPTEIHDGIGDTLRQKGGEFGATTGRPRRCGWLDFVGLRHAVRVNGLTGIALTKLDILDGLDVIKVCVSYKYGNATYRDFPKEPWILEEAEPVYEEMEGWEESTTGIKRFDDLPEKARRYIKRIEDTLGIPIDVISTGQRRDELIILNEQF